The Desulfovibrio fairfieldensis sequence GCTTCATCGGCAACATGGTCCAGGCCAATTCCATTGCCGACGCCTTCCATTCCGCATTCAGCATTCCCACCTGGATCATCGGCGTGATTCTGGCCCTGCTGGCCGGTTTCGTCTTTTTCGGCGGCATGCGCCGTATCGCGGCCACCACGGAAAAGATCGTGCCGCTCATGGCCGTGCTTTATCTGGCTGGCGGCCTCTGGGTGCTGCTGACCCACCTGGACATGCTGCTGCCCGCTTTCAAGATGATTTTTGTGGGCGCGTTCGACCCCTCGGCGGCCACCGGCGGCCTGATCGGCGCGGGCGTCAAGGAGGCCATGCGCTATGGCGTGGCCCGCGGCCTCTTTTCCAATGAGGCGGGCATGGGCTCAACGCCGCACGCCCATGCCGTGGCCAAGGTCAAGTACCCGGCCCAGCAGGGTTTTGTGGCCATTATGGGCGTGTTTGTGGATACCTTTGTGGTCCTGAACATGACCGCCTTCGTTATCTTCGTCACCGGGGCCATTGACGGCAGCACCACGGGCATCGCCCTGACCCAGAAGGCCTTTGAGACCGGCCTGGGCTCCACGGGCTACGGCTTCGGTTTTGTGGCGGTCTGCCTCTTCTTTTTCGCTTTTTCCACCATTATCGGCTGGTATTTCTTCGCGGAGCAGAACATCAAGTATCTCTTCGGGGTCGGTGCCGTGCCGGTCTTCCGGGTGCTGGTCATGGGTTTTCTGGTGCTGGGCTCCTTTCTCCAGGTCAACCTTGTCTGGGAGCTGGCCGACATGTTCAACGGCCTGATGGCCCTGCCCAACCTGGTGGCCCTGATCGGCCTGGCCAAGCTGGTGTCCAGGGCCTTGGACGATTATGAGGAGCATGGCGCCAACGCGCCACTATGATCCTCCCGTGTGAATGCTGCGAGGCCCCCGCATGTTCGACAGGCATGCGGGGGCCTCGTGTTTTGGGAGGGAAGGAAAGCTTCCGGAGCGTGTTCCGTTTGAAATGCAGCGCATTCCAGACCCTAGGGCAGATTCCCTTTGAAACGTGTAGCGTTTCAAAGGGTTCATTTGGGCAAAAATCGCATTTTTGCCCAAATCCACGCCGCTTCGCGGCGCGCCTCACCGTGTTCGGCGTTAGAGCATTTCAAAGTTGAAATGCTCTAGCGTCGGCGTTGCAGATGATCCCGCAGCAACACGGCCAGCAGATTCATGCCCAGCACCAGCAGGATCAGCACCAGACCCGTGCCGTATTGCAGGGGGCGGGTTTTTTCGATCTCCGTGCCCGCAGTGGCCAGCACATACATATGGTAGGGCAGGGCCATGACCGCGCTGAAAATCGAGTCCGGCGTCTTGGGCGTGTAGAACACGGCGGCGGTGAACATGATGGCCGCGGTTTCACCGGCGGCTCGGGCCACGCCCAGAATGGCTCCGGTGAGCATGCCGGGCAGGGCGCAGGGCAGCACCACGCGGGCGATGGTCTGGGATTTGGTGGCTCCCAGGGCGAGAGAGGCCTCGCGGTAGGTGTCCGGCACGGAGCGCAGGGCTTCCTCGGCCGTGCCGATGATCACCGGCAAGGTCAGCACGGCCAGGGTCAGCACCCCGGAAAGGATGCTCACCCCGAAACCGCAGAAGGTCACGAAAAAGGACAGGCCGAACAGGCCGAAGACCACCGAGGGCACCCCGGCCAGATTGTTCACGCCCAGGCGTACATAACGGGCGAAGGCGTTGCGCTTGGCATATTCGTGCAGATACACGGCCGAGGCCACGCCCATGGGAAAGGCCAGCAAAAGCGCGCCCAGGGACAGGATGGCCGTGCCCAGAATACAGGGCCAGATGCCGCCCTCGGTCATCATCTTGCGCGGCGGTTCGGTGAGGAATTCCCAGGACAGGGCGGGTAAGCCGTGCCAGAGCAGAAAGGCGCACACGCCGACCAGAGCCAGCACGTTGACGGCGGCGATGCACCGCAGCAGCCAGAACATGGCGGCCTGGCGGCAGAGGCGGGAGCGGCTGGAGGAAATGCCGGGGGACAGAGCTGACATGGGAGGTGATCCTCTGATTTTTCAAAGTTGAAATATGAGGCAGCGTGGATTCAGCCGAAGCGACCGAATGAACCTTTGGAGCGCAAAGAGTTTCAAAGGTAATTTTCTCTAGAGACCGGACGAACCGGCCTGGCGGTGTTTTTCGGCAATGTGTCCGGCCGCCAGATTAAAGGCCAGGGTCAGGAAAAAGAGCACGATGCCGATGGCGAACAGGGCGTGGTAGTGATCGCTGCGGAAGGGCGCTTCGGCCATTTCGGCCGCGATGGAGGCGGGCATGGGCCGCACCGGGTCCAGCAGGGAGGTGGGGATCAGGCCCGCGCCCCCGGCCACCATCAGCACCACCATGGTTTCGCCGATGGCCCGTGACATGCCCAGCATCACCGCCGTGCCGATGCCGGAAAGCGCGGCCGGAATGACCACCCGCACGGTGGTCTGCCAGCGCGTGGCCCCCAGGGCCAGAGAGGCTTCGCGCAGATCGCGGGGCACGCTGTACAGGGCGTCCTCGGAGACCGAACAGATGGTGGGCACGCTCATCAGGGCCAGGACCAGGGATGCGTTGAGCAGGTTCAGGCCCGTGGCCGCGCCGAGCCAGTCCTGGATGACGGGGGCCAGCACCACCATGCCCAGAAAGCCCAGTACCACCGAGGGCAGGGCGGCCAGCAGCTCCACAAAGGGCTTGATGATCCGGCGCACGCCCGGATGGGCGATCTCCGTCAGGTACACGGCGGTCAGCACGCCCAGGGGCACGGCAAGCAGGGAGGAAAACAGGGTCACCGCCAGCGAGGCCATGAGCAGAGGAAAGATGCCGAACAGCCCGGGATCTTCCGTGGGATACCAGAGCCGCCCGAAAAGGAAGTCGAAAACCGAATAATGGGCGAACAGCGGCAGGCCTTCCATAAACAGAAAAAGCACAATGCCCGCCAGCGCCAGCAGGGAACTTCCGGCCACGCCGGTAAGACTGTATTGGACGATTTTTTCCTTGAGATCGGCTCTGCGCATGGCTTTCTCCCCCAATGGCGGGTTCTTTAAGGAAAGAACCCGCCATTGGACTGGTGGTTTAAACACGGCGGGGATTTTGTTTACCGGCAAGGCAGGCAAGTGGCCCGGCGCGCGGAGCGTAGCCGCCTACGTGACCAAGCCGGGCCACGCCGCCTAACGCCGCCGGTGGGCAAAAGCGCGGCGTGTTTAATGGGC is a genomic window containing:
- a CDS encoding alanine/glycine:cation symporter family protein; this encodes MEELTKLVQNINSVLWGVYCLIPLLVGTGIYYTFRLKFVQIRKFGKVVRYTFGDLTLFGKKAGKDGMTSFQSLATAIAAQVGTGNLAGAATAIAMGGPGAIFWMWIAAFFGMATIFAEAVLAQLYKTRDSEGHVTGGPAYYISKGLGCKWLAAFFSVAIIIALGFIGNMVQANSIADAFHSAFSIPTWIIGVILALLAGFVFFGGMRRIAATTEKIVPLMAVLYLAGGLWVLLTHLDMLLPAFKMIFVGAFDPSAATGGLIGAGVKEAMRYGVARGLFSNEAGMGSTPHAHAVAKVKYPAQQGFVAIMGVFVDTFVVLNMTAFVIFVTGAIDGSTTGIALTQKAFETGLGSTGYGFGFVAVCLFFFAFSTIIGWYFFAEQNIKYLFGVGAVPVFRVLVMGFLVLGSFLQVNLVWELADMFNGLMALPNLVALIGLAKLVSRALDDYEEHGANAPL
- the pstA gene encoding phosphate ABC transporter permease PstA is translated as MSALSPGISSSRSRLCRQAAMFWLLRCIAAVNVLALVGVCAFLLWHGLPALSWEFLTEPPRKMMTEGGIWPCILGTAILSLGALLLAFPMGVASAVYLHEYAKRNAFARYVRLGVNNLAGVPSVVFGLFGLSFFVTFCGFGVSILSGVLTLAVLTLPVIIGTAEEALRSVPDTYREASLALGATKSQTIARVVLPCALPGMLTGAILGVARAAGETAAIMFTAAVFYTPKTPDSIFSAVMALPYHMYVLATAGTEIEKTRPLQYGTGLVLILLVLGMNLLAVLLRDHLQRRR
- the pstC gene encoding phosphate ABC transporter permease subunit PstC, with translation MRRADLKEKIVQYSLTGVAGSSLLALAGIVLFLFMEGLPLFAHYSVFDFLFGRLWYPTEDPGLFGIFPLLMASLAVTLFSSLLAVPLGVLTAVYLTEIAHPGVRRIIKPFVELLAALPSVVLGFLGMVVLAPVIQDWLGAATGLNLLNASLVLALMSVPTICSVSEDALYSVPRDLREASLALGATRWQTTVRVVIPAALSGIGTAVMLGMSRAIGETMVVLMVAGGAGLIPTSLLDPVRPMPASIAAEMAEAPFRSDHYHALFAIGIVLFFLTLAFNLAAGHIAEKHRQAGSSGL